The following coding sequences lie in one Candidatus Schekmanbacteria bacterium genomic window:
- a CDS encoding SDR family oxidoreductase, whose product MRLKDKTAVVTGAAGAIGGAISERFAEEGAKVVLTDINEEGGNKIVERIKSKGGEATFIRADAFIENELIDMINKSIETYGQIDILVNNVGYDFDIMKGLDEICAENWNKCINLNLVSFFICTREAAKGMMERRYGKIINMSSISRRGNAIQLIYSATKAGIEGFTRSCAAYLGPYNVNVNAIAPALIETESIKSQISKEEWEALKADCEFRYPLGRVGQPIDVANCALFLASDESSFITGQTIEVSGGARL is encoded by the coding sequence ATGAGATTGAAAGACAAAACTGCAGTAGTAACAGGCGCGGCTGGCGCTATAGGAGGAGCGATATCAGAAAGATTTGCAGAAGAAGGAGCAAAAGTAGTTTTGACTGACATCAATGAAGAAGGTGGGAATAAAATCGTTGAAAGAATCAAGTCCAAAGGTGGTGAAGCAACCTTTATCCGCGCTGATGCATTTATAGAAAATGAGCTCATAGATATGATAAACAAAAGCATAGAAACATATGGGCAGATAGATATTCTCGTCAATAATGTGGGATATGATTTTGACATTATGAAGGGATTGGATGAAATTTGCGCAGAAAACTGGAATAAATGCATCAACTTGAATTTGGTTTCATTTTTCATCTGCACAAGAGAAGCTGCAAAAGGAATGATGGAAAGAAGATACGGCAAGATTATAAATATGTCCTCCATTTCAAGGCGTGGAAATGCCATTCAACTTATTTATTCAGCAACGAAAGCAGGGATAGAAGGATTTACTCGCTCATGTGCAGCTTATTTGGGGCCCTATAATGTAAATGTAAACGCAATAGCGCCTGCACTGATTGAAACTGAAAGCATAAAATCACAAATATCAAAAGAAGAATGGGAAGCATTGAAAGCAGATTGTGAATTCCGCTATCCTTTGGGAAGGGTTGGACAGCCCATTGATGTTGCAAATTGCGCCCTTTTTCTTGCATCAGACGAATCATCTTTTATAACAGGACAAACGATTGAAGTTTCTGGAGGCGCACGTCTATAA